The following coding sequences are from one Triticum aestivum cultivar Chinese Spring chromosome 5A, IWGSC CS RefSeq v2.1, whole genome shotgun sequence window:
- the LOC123103948 gene encoding probable N-succinyldiaminopimelate aminotransferase DapC — protein sequence MNLAAPVSTSTSTAVPLHAHGLMPLNLASASSSSLRRSLFASLRKKISPMASAPASASAALSTAAPADNGAAKPAEQRPVQVAKRLEKFKTTIFTQMSMLAVKHGAINLGQGFPNFDGPDFVKEAAIEAIKAGKNQYARGYGVPELNSAVAERFLKDSGLQIDPDKEVTVTSGCTEAIAATILGLINPGDEVILFAPFYDSYEATLSMAGANVKAITLRPPDFAVPLEELKAAVSKNTRAIMINTPHNPTGKMFTREELEFIADLCKENDVLLFADEVYDKLAFEADHISMASIPGMYERTVTMNSLGKTFSLTGWKIGWAIAPPHLTWGVRQAHSFLTFATSTPMQSAAAAALRAPDSYFEELKRDYGVKKALLVDGLKAAGFIVYPSSGTYFVMVDHTPFGFDNDIEFCEYLIREVGVVAIPPSVFYLNPEDGKNLVRFTFCKDDGTLRAAVDRMKAKLRKK from the exons ATGAATCTGGCCGCCCccgtctccacctccacctccacggcCGTCCCTCTCCATGCCCATGGGCTCATGCCATTAAAcctcgcctccgcctcctcctcctcgctccgtCGCTCCCTCTTCGCCTCCCTCCGGAAGAAGATCTCGCCGATGGCATCcgcccccgcctccgcctccgcggccctctccaccgccgcccccgccgacaACGGCGCCGCCAAGCCCGCGGAGCAGCGGCCCGTGCAG GTGGCGAAGCGGTTGGAGAAGTTTAAAACAACAATTTTCACACAGATGAGCATGCTTGCAGTGAAGCATGGAGCAATAAACCTTGGTCAGGGCTTTCCCAATTTTGATGGCCCTGACTTTGTAAAAGAAGCTGCTATTGAGGCTATCAAGGCTGGGAAAAATCAGTATGCAAGAGGGTATGGTGTGCCTGAACTGAACTCAGCTGTTGCTGAAAGATTTCTCAAGGACAGTGGATTGCAGATCGATCCAGATAAGGAAGTTACTGTTACATCTGGGTGCACAGAAGCAATAGCTGCAACGATATTGGGTCTGATCAACCCTGGGGATGAAGTGATCTTGTTTGCTCCGTTCTATGATTCTTATGAGGCTACACTGTCCATGGCTGGTGCGAATGTCAAAGCCATTACACTCCGCCCTCCGGACTTTGCAGTCCCTCTTGAAGAGCTAAAGGCCGCAGTCTCAAAGAACACCAGAGCAATAATGATCAACACACCTCACAACCCTACCGGGAAAATGTTTACAAGGGAGGAGCTTGAATTCATTGCTGATCTCTGCAAGGAAAATGACGTGTTGCTCTTTGCTGATGAGGTCTACGACAAGCTGGCGTTCGAGGCGGATCATATATCAATGGCTTCTATTCCCGGCATGTATGAGAGGACCGTCACCATGAACTCTCTGGGGAAGACGTTCTCCTTGACCGGATGGAAGATCGGCTGGGCGATAGCACCGCCGCACCTAACATGGGGCGTGAGGCAGGCGCACTCCTTCCTCACATTCGCCACCTCCACGCCGATGCAATCAGCAGCGGCGGCAGCCCTGAGAGCTCCCGACAGCTACTTTGAGGAGCTGAAGCGGGACTACGGCGTGAAGAAAGCACTCCTGGTCGACGGGCTCAAGGCCGCGGGCTTCATCGTCTACCCTTCGAGCGGGACCTACTTCGTGATGGTCGACCACACCCCGTTCGGGTTCGACAACGACATCGAGTTCTGCGAGTACCTGATCCGCGAGGTGGGCGTGGTGGCCATCCCGCCGAGCGTGTTCTACCTGAACCCCGAGGACGGGAAGAACCTGGTGAGGTTCACCTTCTGCAAGGACGACGGCACGCTGAGGGCCGCGGTGGACCGGATGAAGGCCAAGCTGAGGAAGAAATGA
- the LOC123103950 gene encoding junctophilin-4: MDGIGGAGKLTRTPSSLLRSPTVRNCASFQAVLVEDPEPDDKKSQAPAQGKALHPHGLRPGGPPHPALILALPLALLLLLLLLRDDRHLLLLAAAATAALAAAAAAARLLRGRLRMRRSPQSGSVQWFIGDEDDRPHHARDTKGRAAAHGRVVREGVEFYSNGDCYEGEFHKGRCNGSGVYNFFGKGKYEGDWVDGKYDGYGIESWARGSRYRGQYRQGLRHGHGVYRFYSGDCYAGEWAGGQSHGIGAQTCSDGSSYVGEFKCGVKHGLGSYHFRNGDRYAGEYFGDKIHGFGVYRFANGHCYEGSWHEGKKQGFGMYTFRNGDKRSGEWDFGTLKSPLPPTDPSVERAVQAAQRAAENAFHLPRVDEQVHKVVMAANRAATAARVAAIKAVQNRMDGKFCDTYV, translated from the exons atgGACGGCATAGGAGGCGCGGGCAAGCTCACGCGGACGCCCTCCTCGCTGCTGCGCTCCCCGACGGTGCGCAACTGCGCCTCCTTCCAGGCGGTGCTGGTGGAGGACCCGGAGCCCGACGACAAGAAGTCGCAGGCGCCGGCGCAGGGCAAGGCGCTGCACCCGCACGGCCTGCGCCCGGGCGGCCCGCCCCACCCGGCCCTCATCCTCGCGCTGCCGCTCGCgctgctcctcctgctgctcctcctccGCGACGACCGCCAcctgctcctcctcgccgccgccgccaccgccgcgctcgccgcggcggccgccgccgcgcgcctcctccgcggccgcctGCGGATGCGCCGCTCCCCGCAGTCCGGCTCCGTGCAGTGGTTCATCGGCGACGAGGACGACAGGCCGCACCACGCCCGGGACACCAAGGGCCGGGCCGCCGCGCACGGCCGCGTGGTGCGGGAGGGCGTCGAGTTCTACAGCAATGGGGACTGCTACGAGGGGGAGTTCCACAAGGGCCGCTGCAACGGCAGCGGCGTCTACAACTTCTTCGGCAAGGGCAAGTACGAGGGGGACTGGGTGGACGGCAAGTACGACGGCTACGGCATCGAGAGCTGGGCGCGCGGCAGCCGCTACCGCGGCCAGTaccgccagggcctccgccacgGCCACGGCGTCTACCGCTTCTACAGCGGCGACTGCTACGCCGGCGAGTGGGCCGGCGGCCAGAGCCACGGCATCGGCGCGCAGACCTGCTCCGACGGCAGCTCCTACGTAGGGGAGTTCAAGTGCGGCGTCAAGCACGGCCTCGGCAGCTACCATTTCCG AAATGGCGATCGCTACGCCGGGGAGTACTTTGGGGACAAGATCCATGGCTTCGGTGTCTACCGCTTTGCCAATGGCCATTGCTACGAAGGCTCCTGGCATGAAGGCAAGAAGCAGGGGTTCGGAATGTACACCTTTCGGAACGGCGACAAGCGATCCGGGGAGTGGGACTTCGGGACTCTCAAGAGCCCCCTGCCCCCAACAGATCCTTCAGTCGAGCGCGCCGTGCAG GCTGCGCAACGGGCCGCGGAGAACGCCTTCCACCTGCCGAGGGTCGACGAGCAGGTGCACAAGGTGGTCATGGCCGCGAACAGGGCAGCcacggcggcgcgggtggcggcgatCAAGGCGGTCCAGAACAGGATGGACGGCAAATTCTGCGACACCTATGtgtga